A region from the Pungitius pungitius chromosome 16, fPunPun2.1, whole genome shotgun sequence genome encodes:
- the apbb3 gene encoding amyloid-beta A4 precursor protein-binding family B member 3 has product MLEGGAMMGKDYMLAILIVNYDDNIWTDQNLQLDPDLPSGWRTIKDSTGTYYWHVPTGATQWQHPLLSRSSQQLDTQLDDVHQSSNRETDIKPETRSLRHEDYLTHHNPNSKCFAVRSLGWLEVEEEDLSPGRSSLALSNVIQQLSHCGSPEQRDRQGARGEGQEMMLVLKKDTLTLLDPLDHTSLHCQPISNIRVWGVGCNNGRDFAFVAGDKDSCVLKCHVFRCDAPAKAIAMALHEMCSKIMSEKTSMRPSRSLTMESISPEDLPRQVESLETMRKQVQKFEVRYVGNLPVSRAMGMEVLNRAIESIMNSTDRDEWEATVIHVTDNILSLWRGEEGEEPLWECQVRFLTFLGVGHDSHTFAVIVDGGTQRFECHVFWCEPDAGNLSEAVQGACMVQYQKCLVAQTPPPRTKSWRAASSKVKRSNSVDSFPPITSNLQGNSNSSGGAMMPRINKGDSGVRRGMLAFFETFQKQAAIS; this is encoded by the exons ATGTTGGAGGGCGGAGCCATGATGGGCAAAGATTACATGTTGGCCATCCTCATAGTCAACTATGACG acaaCATCTGGACGGACCAGAACCTGCAGCTTGATCCAGATCTTCCCTCTGGCTGGAGAACCATTAAAGATTCAACAGGAACGTATTACTGGCACGTTCCCACTGGAGCCACCCAGTGGCAGCACCCCCTCCTCAGCCGGTCGTCCCAGCAGCTCGACACGCAG CTGGATGACGTACATCAGAGCTCCAACAGGGAGACAGACATAAAACCGGAGACCAG gtcaTTGCGGCATGAAGATTATCTCACACACCACAACCCCAACTCCAAG tgcTTTGCAGTGCGCTCTCTTGGctggctggaggtggaggaggaggacctgtcTCCTGGTCGCAGCAGTCTCGCTCTCAGTAACGTCATCCAACAGCTGTCTCACTGCGGCAGCCcagagcagagagacaggcaagGGGCCCGCGGGGAG GGTCAGGAGATGATGCTGGTACTGAAGAAGGACACTCTTACTCTTTTGGACCCTTTAGACCATACCTCACTGCACTGTCAGCCAATCAGTAACATtcgtgtgtggggggtgggctGCAACAACGGCAG GGACTTTGCCTTTGTAGCCGGGGATAAGGACAGCTGTGTGTTGAAGTGTCACGTGTTTCGCTGTGATGCTCCAGCCAAAGCCATCGCCATGGCGCTACACGAGATGTGCTCCAAG ATAATGTCTGAGAAGACGTCAATGAGGCCGTCCCGCTCGCTGACGATGGAGAGCATCTCACCCGAAGACCTGCCCCGACAAG TGGAGTCTCTGGAGACGATGAGAAAGCAGGTCCAGAAGTTTGAGGTCCGGTACGTTGGTAACCTGCCGGTGTCCAGAGCAATGG GTATGGAGGTATTGAACAGAGCGATAGAGAGCATCATGAACTCCACGGACAGAGACGAGTGGGAAGCGACAGTGATCCACGTCACCGATAACATCTTGTCCCTGTGGCGGGGAGAG gaaggggaggagcctcTCTGGGAGTGCCAGGTGCGTTTTCTCACCTTCCTGGGCGTCGGCCACGACAGCCACACCTTTGCCGTGATAGTGGACGGCGGCACGCAGAGGTTCGAGTGTCACGTGTTCTGGTGTGAGCCAGATGCGGGAAACCTGTCTGAGGCGGTGCAAGGGGCGTGTATG gtccaGTATCAGAAGTGTCTGGTAGCTCAGACTCCGCCTCCGAGGACCAAGTCATGGCGTGCGGCTTCGTCGAAGGTCAAGCGGTCAAACTCTGTGGACTCCTTCCCGCCTATCACCTCCAATCTCCAAGGCAACAGCAATAGCAGCGGCGGCGCGATGATGCCGAGGATAAACAAGGGCGACAGCGGTGTGAGGAGGGGGATGCTGGCCTTCTTTGAAACTTTTCAGAAACAGGCCGCCATCTCCTAA
- the sra1 gene encoding steroid receptor RNA activator 1, which yields MEDRYIKPGNQERGWNDPPQFSYGLQKAPGPQRNLLNKRAAAPAGTGTPPIRPPSSSPMAPPPPSDLAAPPVPGPARPPLGCGTTQKGGGPPLGDQDGSRSEAEPDVEGVLLVLNRALDACRPTVKDQVCSDVAKRLRLLEASWRSGTLSLPVRRRMDTLSLELQCGHWDAADDIHRSLMVDHVTEVSQWMVGVKRLIAETRNLNPEPLEPLQKPLGSVQDTPAADQDHGAQA from the exons ATGGAGGACAGGTACATTAAACCAG GTAACCAGGAGCGCGGCTGGAACGACCCCCCTCAGTTCTCCTATGGCCTCCAGAAGGCCCCCGGGCCACAGAGGAACCTCCTGAACAAGAGAGCTGCTGCACCGGCAG GTACAGGGACCCCACCCATTAGACCTCCCTCCTCCAGTCCcatggctcctcctcctccaagtgATCTTGCGGCGCCGCCCGTTCCAGGCCCAG CTCGTCCTCCTCTGGGCTGCGGTACCacgcagaagggggggggtcctcctcTCGGAGACCAGGACGGCAGCCGCTCAGAGGCCGAGCCGGACGTTGAGGGCGTGCTGTTGGTGTTGAACCGAGCGCTCGATGCCTGCAGACCGACTGTTAAA GACCAGGTGTGTAGTGATGTTGCAAAGAGGCTGCGCCTCCTGGAGGCCAGCTGGAGGTCAGGTACACTCAGTCTACCTGTGAGGAGACGCATGGACACGCTCTCTTTAG AGTTACAGTGTGGTCACTGGGACGCCGCTGACGACATCCATCGCTCTCTGATGGTCGATCATGTGACTGAAGTCAGCCAATGGATGGTCGGTGTCAAACGACTTATTGCTGAGACCAGGAACCTTAATCCAGAACCTTTAGAACCGCTTCAGAAACCTCTGGGATCGGTCCAGGACACTCCAGCAGCAGACCAGGACCATGGTGCCCAAGCCTAG